In Aristaeella hokkaidonensis, the following are encoded in one genomic region:
- a CDS encoding ABC transporter permease, whose amino-acid sequence MKRKSRFSFLLLLGILLVGAGLIGLATAPDLIQYAFLPPSDIQTTAPANTESLSVGDESFGLDDADYSQSSGKAESDQTNTPLLEKYDKTVEDIGAFFPQMTLHSIKNNEILTIEDETRQDNVCLYALGPFWHDLYTTRIVEGRPLVRLDAEQKSDVIVLDEETAFLFFRGKDPIGQTVTMSDGTELEVVGVAKHSRRIGELGTYAAWVPLDQVTNSDMMVLSVPSNSDSMMTMLEKEGQANFGKGTIVSLKKEKFRALLPLLLIVVIVMIWLLKRWFGWLIGYAKIQMEKVRVESKRRYLMKLLPYAAGQLLPAALLIVLSVAACFGVAILALQPIGIFSEWVPETLGEYTAWIARFWNLANIAAAPVTIKTPEMIEVQFWSNLILWGTILILLRAAKNTLTGFLRKKED is encoded by the coding sequence ATGAAACGTAAATCACGATTTTCATTTTTACTGCTGCTGGGAATCCTGCTGGTGGGCGCGGGACTGATCGGACTTGCCACAGCACCGGATCTGATTCAGTATGCGTTCCTTCCGCCGAGTGATATCCAGACAACAGCGCCGGCAAATACGGAAAGCCTGTCAGTGGGTGATGAAAGCTTTGGACTGGATGATGCGGATTATTCACAGTCATCCGGGAAAGCTGAATCAGATCAGACGAACACCCCGCTGCTTGAAAAGTATGACAAAACAGTGGAGGATATCGGGGCATTCTTCCCGCAAATGACGCTGCACAGTATCAAAAACAATGAGATACTGACGATTGAGGATGAGACAAGACAGGATAACGTCTGTCTGTATGCTTTAGGTCCGTTCTGGCATGATCTTTATACGACACGGATTGTGGAAGGTCGGCCGCTTGTCCGACTGGACGCGGAGCAGAAATCTGACGTCATTGTGCTGGATGAAGAGACGGCTTTCCTCTTTTTCAGAGGAAAAGACCCGATTGGCCAGACTGTGACAATGTCGGATGGAACCGAACTGGAAGTGGTGGGTGTTGCGAAACACAGCCGCCGGATTGGCGAACTGGGGACATACGCTGCCTGGGTGCCGCTGGATCAGGTGACAAACAGCGATATGATGGTACTGTCTGTTCCGTCGAATTCAGACAGCATGATGACTATGCTGGAGAAAGAGGGACAGGCGAACTTCGGCAAAGGAACGATTGTGAGCCTTAAAAAGGAAAAGTTCCGGGCACTGCTTCCGCTGCTGCTGATTGTTGTGATCGTGATGATCTGGCTGCTGAAACGCTGGTTCGGCTGGCTGATCGGCTACGCAAAGATCCAGATGGAAAAAGTCCGGGTGGAGAGCAAGCGGCGTTATCTGATGAAGCTGCTGCCTTATGCAGCCGGACAGCTGCTCCCGGCGGCGCTCCTGATTGTGCTGTCGGTGGCCGCGTGCTTCGGCGTGGCAATCCTGGCATTGCAGCCCATCGGGATTTTCTCGGAGTGGGTTCCGGAAACCCTGGGTGAATATACGGCCTGGATTGCGCGGTTCTGGAACCTGGCTAACATTGCTGCGGCTCCGGTGACAATCAAAACGCCGGAGATGATCGAAGTGCAGTTCTGGAGCAACCTGATCCTGTGGGGAACCATCCTGATTCTCCTGCGGGCGGCAAAGAACACGCTGACAGGGTTCCTGCGGAAAAAGGAAGACTGA
- a CDS encoding carbohydrate ABC transporter permease, whose translation MRNPKSLRIWVARIVLTLFALIIILPMVQTFLYSFASISEMSAWLKTRGNLNDTAWMESHLSPNIISLGQYEQILIKDEKILHFFTNSVMYAVAILVGQALVVPALAFGLSKFKFRGRETIFFLIVLLMLMPFQVTMVPNVLTLRFMGLMNTVWAIILPMLFAPFYIFLIRQFMITLPDELLEASSIDGAGPFRSFLWIVLPVCRPVLGAAAALSFAESWNLVEQPLAYLTEVQNLMPLSTLFNQMTKKPSGYEFAGAALYILPALLIYLFFQEDILAGIQLTEMK comes from the coding sequence ATGAGAAATCCCAAAAGCCTCCGGATCTGGGTGGCAAGAATTGTGCTGACGCTGTTTGCACTGATCATTATCCTGCCGATGGTGCAGACTTTCCTGTATTCCTTTGCTTCCATATCGGAAATGAGTGCCTGGCTGAAAACCCGGGGTAATCTGAACGATACCGCATGGATGGAATCCCATCTGTCCCCGAATATCATTTCGCTGGGTCAGTATGAGCAGATCCTGATCAAGGATGAAAAGATCCTGCATTTTTTCACCAACTCAGTGATGTATGCTGTGGCCATCCTGGTGGGACAGGCGCTGGTGGTTCCGGCTCTGGCCTTCGGCCTGAGCAAGTTTAAATTCCGCGGACGGGAGACAATCTTTTTCCTGATTGTGCTGCTGATGCTGATGCCGTTCCAGGTAACGATGGTGCCGAATGTGCTGACGCTGCGGTTTATGGGCCTGATGAACACGGTCTGGGCGATCATCCTGCCGATGCTTTTCGCCCCGTTCTATATCTTCCTGATCCGCCAGTTTATGATTACGCTGCCGGATGAACTGCTGGAGGCATCCTCCATAGACGGAGCCGGCCCGTTCCGCTCCTTCCTGTGGATCGTGCTGCCGGTCTGCCGGCCGGTGCTGGGCGCGGCGGCGGCGCTTTCCTTCGCGGAAAGCTGGAACCTGGTGGAACAGCCGCTGGCCTATCTGACGGAAGTGCAGAACCTGATGCCCCTGTCCACCCTGTTTAACCAGATGACAAAGAAGCCATCCGGATATGAGTTTGCAGGAGCGGCATTGTATATCCTGCCGGCACTGCTGATCTACCTGTTCTTCCAGGAGGATATCCTGGCAGGTATCCAGCTGACGGAAATGAAATAA
- a CDS encoding carbohydrate ABC transporter permease has product MYKKLKLAWPFLLPGLAGLLIFYGIPFVGGIWYSVTEGTLENKFVGLDNYVSVWNNTMFQMGLKNTMELSLICAPLLFLLSFLLAAGLHRIRPAGGFFRSSVLMPYLMPSSAILIIWLLWFDYGGPVNRLLVMLGSTRVNWMLGAELRLPVILLFLWKNLGFCVVIFMSALQSIPESLYEFATLEGASFMKQTFKITLPLAVPSAFLVAILSFVNAFRIFKEVFFIAGAYPDDPEYIYTLQNYMNNMYSRLSYQNVTTAAYIFAVIVFVLFGLLFLSQRSALKRLNGGD; this is encoded by the coding sequence TTGTACAAGAAACTGAAACTGGCATGGCCGTTTCTGCTGCCGGGCCTGGCGGGTTTGCTGATCTTCTACGGCATCCCGTTTGTAGGCGGAATATGGTACAGCGTGACGGAAGGCACCCTGGAAAATAAGTTTGTCGGGCTGGACAACTATGTTTCAGTCTGGAACAACACCATGTTCCAGATGGGCCTGAAGAATACCATGGAGCTGTCCCTGATCTGTGCCCCGCTCCTTTTCCTGCTGTCTTTTCTGCTGGCGGCAGGACTGCACCGGATCCGGCCGGCCGGCGGATTCTTCCGCTCCAGTGTGCTGATGCCTTACCTGATGCCGTCTTCGGCAATCCTGATCATCTGGCTGCTGTGGTTTGACTACGGCGGCCCGGTGAACAGGCTGCTGGTTATGCTGGGAAGCACACGGGTGAACTGGATGCTGGGGGCGGAACTCCGCCTCCCGGTCATCCTGCTGTTCCTGTGGAAGAACCTGGGCTTCTGCGTGGTCATCTTTATGTCCGCGCTGCAGTCCATTCCGGAATCACTGTATGAATTTGCAACCCTGGAAGGCGCTTCCTTTATGAAGCAGACCTTCAAAATCACCCTGCCGCTGGCGGTGCCTTCGGCTTTCCTGGTGGCGATCCTGTCCTTTGTAAACGCCTTCAGGATCTTCAAGGAAGTCTTTTTTATCGCAGGCGCCTATCCGGATGACCCGGAATATATCTACACCCTGCAGAACTACATGAACAACATGTACAGCAGGCTGAGCTACCAGAACGTGACAACAGCGGCCTATATCTTCGCCGTGATTGTGTTTGTGCTGTTCGGCTTGCTGTTCCTGAGCCAGCGGTCGGCGCTGAAACGGCTGAACGGAGGCGATTGA
- a CDS encoding extracellular solute-binding protein: MKRLNGKRMILWIMTLVLCVTTCMPAFASVGDRTLIHSNRDTSEVSIRGIYPLGEGFCIVTDGSEGQAILKYATLQSEPEKYVRPEPEYPDDMEGLMDGESDGEIPAVPGENQEGTDVPAEPGENGEKTEEPAVQEEPQEEIDIFADMDWASEDENGAAINNDTESEDSDNTDPYNYDYIYNYFGWNNELYGLVIDYVYDEETQTSKQGDAEIRHIKLENGEIVIEKTDLPALDLSFTSDEENGMSFGLNGVFTHGDYLIVTYYGSNMGVNIAAVNLKDGTSVLIPEDATMSGAFPGPEGSLIICRQDWNMGRSTFKLSRMDLATQKEEPVTEFTAGGYQLTACYDQEKNTLYYVCDGEVYALQMAEGQQPESVNECGIAPDGLMLTPDGYIIAWTYSAAVARNTDPTKRADVTLRVSNSGSNYYLEDAVLDMNESRGDISVILKEESNSINSDVLQSMMNQEDYIDVYILEYESKAFNALLNRGYLKDLSDNKDIATDVERMYPYLKDAFKQDGKIICTPVQVNGQVLGINLKTWAKLGGTEEELPKTWDEFFDWLEKDVPERIVGSDIKVCEDVGMSFKGTLRLLLLYQYQMWMDAKGGEYQFNTPFLKDLLTRLNNLNTDALGMKDAYDEDDYGYIISYDADYVDPLISTYTQPTVGGNYNGATPLPLAFDENDPPIVAAQVSVGFVNPYSKHPEEAREFLALILKNTTETAAATLFTDKTEPIRETRNDEWVESNKQWVENIEKQLEEAEDGQEKANLEENLKEAKAQLEYSERWSWRVSPDDLANYQKLLPNLKVMDYLFLYDLFNAGDEEEMMSAYSLFYSEDSDPEPLLDMIDKKIQTIRKEGN, from the coding sequence ATGAAACGACTGAACGGAAAAAGAATGATTCTTTGGATCATGACCCTGGTTCTTTGTGTGACAACCTGTATGCCCGCGTTTGCTTCTGTCGGGGACCGTACCCTGATCCACAGCAACAGAGACACAAGTGAAGTCAGCATCCGTGGCATTTACCCGCTGGGAGAAGGGTTCTGCATTGTTACGGATGGATCTGAAGGACAAGCGATCCTGAAATACGCGACGCTCCAGAGTGAGCCGGAAAAATACGTGAGACCCGAACCTGAATATCCTGATGATATGGAAGGACTCATGGACGGGGAATCTGACGGCGAAATTCCGGCGGTTCCCGGTGAAAACCAGGAAGGAACAGACGTTCCTGCTGAACCCGGAGAGAACGGGGAAAAGACAGAAGAGCCTGCCGTTCAGGAAGAGCCCCAGGAAGAAATTGATATCTTTGCCGATATGGACTGGGCTTCGGAAGATGAAAACGGCGCAGCGATTAACAATGACACGGAATCCGAAGATTCCGATAATACGGATCCCTATAATTATGACTATATCTACAACTACTTCGGATGGAATAACGAGCTTTACGGCCTTGTGATCGATTATGTCTATGATGAAGAAACCCAAACGAGCAAACAGGGAGACGCCGAAATCAGGCACATCAAGCTTGAGAATGGTGAAATCGTTATAGAGAAGACCGATCTTCCGGCCCTGGATCTGTCTTTCACGTCAGATGAAGAAAACGGAATGTCTTTCGGCCTGAACGGAGTTTTTACACACGGTGACTATCTGATTGTGACATACTACGGCAGCAACATGGGTGTGAATATCGCCGCTGTGAATCTGAAAGATGGAACTTCAGTCCTGATACCGGAAGATGCGACGATGAGCGGCGCCTTCCCGGGACCGGAGGGATCCCTGATTATCTGCCGCCAGGACTGGAATATGGGCCGCAGCACTTTCAAGCTGAGCCGCATGGATCTGGCAACCCAGAAGGAAGAACCGGTGACGGAATTCACTGCCGGGGGCTACCAGCTGACTGCCTGCTATGACCAGGAGAAGAATACTCTTTACTATGTCTGCGACGGTGAAGTATATGCGCTGCAGATGGCAGAAGGACAGCAGCCTGAGTCTGTGAATGAATGCGGGATTGCGCCGGACGGCTTGATGCTTACCCCCGACGGTTATATAATTGCATGGACGTACAGTGCCGCGGTGGCCCGGAATACCGACCCGACAAAGCGTGCCGATGTTACGCTGCGGGTGAGCAATTCCGGCAGCAACTATTACCTGGAAGACGCTGTCCTGGATATGAATGAAAGCCGGGGAGATATTTCCGTAATCCTGAAGGAAGAGTCCAACAGCATTAATTCGGACGTCCTTCAGTCGATGATGAACCAGGAAGATTATATTGATGTTTATATCCTCGAGTATGAAAGCAAAGCATTCAACGCGCTGCTCAACCGCGGATACCTGAAAGACCTGAGTGATAACAAGGACATCGCCACGGACGTGGAACGGATGTATCCCTACCTGAAGGACGCGTTTAAGCAGGACGGAAAGATTATCTGCACGCCGGTTCAGGTGAACGGCCAGGTGCTGGGCATTAACCTGAAAACATGGGCAAAGCTGGGCGGAACCGAGGAGGAACTGCCGAAGACCTGGGACGAGTTCTTTGACTGGCTGGAAAAGGACGTGCCGGAACGCATCGTCGGTTCAGACATTAAGGTATGTGAAGATGTTGGAATGAGTTTCAAAGGCACACTCAGGCTGCTTCTGCTGTATCAGTACCAGATGTGGATGGACGCCAAGGGCGGAGAATACCAGTTCAATACACCCTTCCTGAAGGATCTGCTGACCAGGCTTAACAACCTGAACACGGATGCTCTGGGAATGAAAGACGCGTATGATGAAGATGACTATGGTTACATCATCTCCTATGATGCCGACTATGTTGATCCGCTGATCTCGACGTACACCCAGCCCACTGTCGGCGGGAATTACAACGGAGCTACGCCGCTGCCGCTGGCGTTTGATGAGAATGACCCGCCTATCGTTGCGGCTCAGGTATCTGTGGGCTTTGTGAATCCATATTCCAAACATCCGGAAGAGGCACGGGAATTCCTTGCGCTGATTCTGAAGAATACGACTGAAACCGCTGCCGCCACGCTCTTCACAGACAAGACGGAACCGATCAGAGAGACGCGTAATGACGAGTGGGTTGAAAGCAACAAACAATGGGTGGAGAATATTGAAAAGCAGCTGGAAGAGGCTGAGGATGGCCAGGAAAAAGCTAACCTTGAGGAAAACCTGAAAGAGGCAAAAGCGCAGCTGGAATATTCGGAACGGTGGAGCTGGCGCGTCAGTCCGGATGATCTGGCAAATTACCAGAAGCTCCTGCCGAACCTGAAGGTGATGGATTACCTGTTCCTGTATGACCTGTTTAACGCAGGGGACGAAGAAGAGATGATGTCTGCTTATAGTTTGTTCTATAGCGAAGATTCAGATCCGGAACCGCTGCTCGATATGATCGACAAGAAAATCCAGACGATTCGTAAAGAAGGGAACTGA
- a CDS encoding extracellular solute-binding protein, which produces MMNPNGKKLILWFLSLILCITACAPAFASTGDRVLLRRSDDESSFYIRSVLPYGEGGFCVFIENYPDQIVMRYTDYQAEPEKFVKKMNEEERKNWWLEGLDEDSKEEEGNDEDIFFADDVPENQDTQEYEYVNDYFGWNGEIYALMNKSSYDGETSKEELLVKHVKLEDGQIILEDENVPELDFSSLVDSESGSLRFYGTNNIVTAGDSLFMTYYAEEGERLLVFDMNSGACTEGELEDVSELVAGPEGSLLVTRAIWSEDMNDYDTVTIKISKMDPATLSEEALTEIKVKGDSRITPCYNAENDTLYYAANGELWAMPQFDAAKAVAVNDCPEIGNSMKMLKDGFVLVQFFSSLSVKNTDPTQRGSIQLRVKGGGYGTVTNAIYDLNNSRGDISVIAETDWTFQNDILQSMMNRDAHTDVYLLSYQSNEFNALYNRNYLIDLSSNEKIAASTARMYPYIQDAVKQDGKIVAVPVYAYGGTLGVNVDTMKMLGMKEEDLPHTWNQFFDWMEKLPEMMENVQVKISWEDRMYLRTMILESMIEQYELWMEKKGDKEYAFNNPILCDLIRRLNNLDYDGLRAREHVEYDPENEEDGYYDDGGDDDNMVLLESYISTTMNGDVYYVPLFLSFADDEDPVIPTELEVAFVNPYSEHPQEAMEFLGVLLNNLDLDNQYTIYTDKTEPIRNPSENESLTMIQEAIEAYKAKIETAEGDKKADLEENLKNLEENQKDIERYSWRISPELIERYQKNINLYKVRGYSFYNALFGQENNNGNEDEPSAYEKIFASEESLKMAPEELLGMLDSKVQMIRLEGN; this is translated from the coding sequence ATGATGAACCCCAACGGCAAGAAACTGATCCTTTGGTTTTTATCCCTGATTCTGTGTATTACGGCCTGCGCGCCGGCATTCGCATCCACCGGAGACCGGGTGCTGCTTCGCCGGAGCGATGACGAGAGCAGCTTCTACATCAGAAGCGTGCTCCCGTACGGTGAAGGCGGCTTCTGTGTGTTTATCGAAAACTATCCGGATCAGATCGTCATGCGGTACACGGATTATCAGGCAGAGCCTGAGAAATTCGTGAAGAAGATGAACGAGGAAGAACGGAAGAACTGGTGGCTGGAAGGACTGGACGAGGACAGCAAGGAAGAGGAAGGAAACGACGAAGATATCTTCTTTGCCGATGACGTCCCGGAAAACCAGGATACCCAGGAATACGAATACGTAAATGATTACTTTGGATGGAACGGTGAGATCTACGCCCTGATGAACAAGAGCAGCTATGACGGCGAAACTTCGAAGGAAGAACTGCTCGTCAAGCATGTGAAGCTGGAAGACGGGCAGATTATCCTGGAAGACGAAAACGTACCGGAACTTGATTTCTCCTCGCTGGTGGACAGTGAGAGCGGAAGTCTCAGGTTCTACGGTACCAACAACATCGTTACAGCCGGAGACAGCCTCTTCATGACCTACTATGCGGAAGAAGGGGAAAGACTGCTGGTCTTTGACATGAACAGCGGTGCATGCACGGAAGGTGAACTCGAAGATGTTTCGGAACTCGTTGCCGGACCGGAAGGTTCCCTGCTGGTTACCCGTGCGATCTGGTCTGAAGATATGAATGACTATGACACGGTGACGATCAAGATCAGCAAGATGGATCCTGCAACCCTGAGCGAAGAGGCGCTGACAGAGATTAAGGTCAAGGGCGACAGCCGGATCACCCCCTGCTACAACGCGGAGAATGATACCCTGTACTATGCTGCCAACGGTGAACTGTGGGCAATGCCCCAGTTCGACGCCGCGAAGGCTGTGGCGGTCAACGACTGCCCGGAAATCGGCAACAGCATGAAGATGCTGAAAGACGGCTTTGTGCTGGTACAGTTCTTCAGCTCCCTGTCTGTCAAGAACACCGATCCCACCCAGCGCGGAAGCATCCAGCTGCGGGTTAAGGGCGGCGGATACGGTACCGTTACAAACGCCATTTATGACCTGAACAATTCACGGGGTGACATCTCCGTAATTGCGGAAACGGACTGGACCTTCCAGAACGACATCCTGCAGTCGATGATGAACCGTGACGCGCATACGGATGTTTACCTGCTGAGCTACCAGAGCAATGAGTTCAATGCGTTGTACAACCGCAATTACCTGATTGACCTGAGCTCCAACGAAAAGATCGCTGCCAGCACAGCCCGGATGTATCCCTATATCCAGGATGCGGTAAAGCAGGACGGCAAAATCGTGGCCGTTCCGGTTTATGCTTACGGCGGCACCCTCGGCGTCAACGTGGATACCATGAAGATGCTGGGCATGAAGGAAGAGGATCTTCCCCATACCTGGAATCAGTTCTTCGACTGGATGGAAAAACTGCCTGAGATGATGGAGAACGTTCAGGTCAAGATTTCCTGGGAAGACCGGATGTACCTGCGCACCATGATTCTGGAAAGCATGATTGAGCAGTATGAGCTCTGGATGGAGAAGAAGGGAGACAAGGAATATGCCTTCAACAATCCCATCCTGTGCGACCTGATCCGGCGCCTGAACAATCTTGACTATGACGGACTCAGGGCGAGAGAACACGTGGAATATGACCCGGAAAACGAAGAAGACGGTTACTATGATGACGGCGGCGACGATGACAATATGGTGCTGCTGGAAAGCTATATTTCCACAACCATGAACGGTGACGTCTATTATGTCCCGCTGTTCCTGAGCTTCGCGGATGACGAGGATCCGGTGATCCCGACAGAGCTCGAGGTAGCCTTTGTGAACCCGTATTCCGAGCATCCCCAGGAAGCTATGGAATTCCTCGGCGTTCTCCTGAACAACCTGGACCTGGACAACCAGTATACAATCTATACAGATAAGACGGAACCGATCCGGAATCCCAGCGAAAACGAAAGCCTGACAATGATCCAGGAAGCCATTGAGGCGTACAAGGCCAAGATTGAAACAGCTGAAGGCGACAAGAAGGCTGACCTGGAGGAGAACCTCAAGAACCTGGAAGAAAACCAGAAGGACATTGAACGCTACAGCTGGCGGATCAGTCCGGAACTCATTGAGCGCTACCAGAAGAACATCAACCTGTACAAGGTGCGGGGCTACAGTTTCTACAATGCCCTGTTCGGCCAGGAAAACAATAACGGGAACGAAGATGAACCTTCTGCCTATGAAAAGATCTTTGCCAGTGAGGAAAGCCTCAAGATGGCTCCGGAAGAGCTGCTTGGCATGCTGGACAGCAAGGTTCAGATGATCCGCCTGGAGGGGAACTGA